The following are encoded together in the Poseidonibacter lekithochrous genome:
- the nfo gene encoding deoxyribonuclease IV, with protein sequence MKYVGAHVSASGGVFNAPINARNIGAKAFALFVKNQRQWRVKDLETKVIDRWFKELEETGIQAKHILPHDSYLINLGHPEEEKREKSLDGFLHEIERCEILKLDRLNFHPGSHLRKITEDECLDRIALSLNQAIDATKDVKLVIENTAGQGSNLGYKFEHLAHIIDKVEDKSRIGVCIDTCHMFTAGYDIRTREAYDKTWKEFDEVVGRQYLMGMHLNDSKPELGSRVDRHDSLGVGKIGWDAFKFIMNDDRMDDIPMVLETIDEEIWPEEIQALYNLVEK encoded by the coding sequence ATGAAATACGTTGGAGCACACGTTAGTGCAAGTGGTGGTGTTTTTAATGCCCCAATTAATGCTAGAAATATAGGCGCAAAAGCTTTTGCTCTTTTTGTTAAAAATCAAAGACAATGGAGAGTTAAAGACTTAGAAACTAAAGTAATTGATAGATGGTTTAAAGAGTTAGAAGAGACTGGAATACAAGCAAAACATATATTACCTCATGACTCATATCTTATCAATTTAGGACACCCTGAAGAAGAGAAAAGAGAAAAATCTTTAGACGGTTTTTTACATGAAATTGAAAGATGTGAAATCCTAAAATTAGATAGATTAAACTTTCACCCAGGAAGCCACCTAAGAAAGATTACTGAAGATGAATGTCTTGATAGAATTGCTCTATCTTTAAATCAAGCAATTGATGCTACAAAAGATGTAAAATTAGTAATTGAAAACACAGCAGGGCAAGGTTCAAACTTAGGTTATAAATTTGAGCATTTAGCACATATTATTGATAAAGTTGAAGACAAAAGCAGAATAGGTGTATGTATTGATACATGTCACATGTTCACTGCTGGATATGACATCAGAACAAGAGAAGCATACGATAAAACGTGGAAAGAGTTTGATGAAGTAGTTGGACGACAATACTTAATGGGTATGCACTTAAATGACTCAAAACCAGAACTTGGTTCAAGAGTAGATAGACATGACTCACTTGGAGTTGGTAAAATTGGTTGGGATGCTTTCAAATTCATTATGAATGATGATAGAATGGATGATATTCCAATGGTTTTAGAAACTATCGATGAAGAAATCTGGCCTGAAGAGATTCAAGCTTTATATAATTTAGTAGAGAAGTAA
- a CDS encoding NAD(P)/FAD-dependent oxidoreductase codes for MEKVVIIGGGYAGIYALRELAKNKNIQITLIDKHTFHNLQPEVYDLIANKSNIADVTIDLTTLCMGLNHDYVEYKNLKVRNIDKEAKKIYTEEQEIVTYDYLVMAAGTRTFFPPQIPGLNNAHDIKKLHWAMFFKQSFENQLFKKISDEAKQCDDTHIVVVGAGLSGVEIAAEMAYNSKMFFKRGNFSCDNLKISLISSSGTILPGLSQNLINISHQRLKSLGIKVITSTKLTKLEDGYAHLSNGTKIPHSFLIFTGGVEASKIEGLEDFDTNGRGQIRVNEYLQVPDHKNIFAIGDVAEIKNKEGEIMPPNVTIARISGTNAGKNILSMIADRGLIQCKPKLDGILIALGGKYAAGDLMGLVNVKGRLAYEIKKYVFSSYRKPLLKLIRTGYSKLKKLS; via the coding sequence ATGGAAAAAGTTGTAATAATTGGAGGTGGATATGCGGGGATATATGCACTTAGAGAATTAGCAAAAAATAAGAATATTCAAATTACATTGATTGATAAACATACATTTCATAACTTACAACCAGAAGTTTATGATTTAATTGCAAATAAATCAAATATTGCAGATGTTACTATTGATTTAACAACATTATGTATGGGTCTAAATCATGATTATGTTGAATACAAGAATTTAAAAGTAAGAAACATAGATAAAGAAGCAAAAAAGATCTATACAGAAGAACAAGAAATCGTAACTTATGATTACTTAGTAATGGCAGCAGGAACAAGAACATTCTTCCCTCCTCAAATCCCAGGACTAAACAACGCTCACGATATCAAAAAACTTCATTGGGCAATGTTCTTCAAACAAAGTTTTGAAAATCAATTATTCAAAAAAATTAGTGATGAAGCAAAACAGTGTGATGATACTCATATTGTTGTAGTTGGTGCTGGTTTATCAGGTGTTGAAATTGCAGCTGAGATGGCATACAACTCAAAGATGTTCTTCAAAAGAGGAAATTTCTCTTGTGATAACTTAAAAATATCACTTATTTCTAGTTCAGGTACGATTTTGCCAGGGCTTTCACAAAACTTGATTAATATCTCACACCAAAGATTAAAATCACTTGGGATTAAAGTAATCACATCTACAAAATTAACAAAATTAGAAGATGGATATGCTCACCTTTCAAATGGTACAAAAATCCCTCACTCATTCCTGATTTTTACAGGTGGAGTTGAAGCATCTAAGATCGAAGGATTAGAAGACTTTGATACAAATGGTAGAGGTCAAATTAGAGTAAATGAATATTTACAAGTACCAGATCATAAAAATATTTTTGCTATTGGTGATGTTGCTGAGATTAAAAACAAAGAGGGAGAGATAATGCCTCCTAATGTTACTATTGCTAGAATTTCTGGAACTAATGCAGGTAAGAATATTCTTAGTATGATTGCTGATAGAGGATTAATTCAATGTAAGCCAAAATTAGATGGTATTTTAATTGCACTTGGTGGAAAATATGCAGCAGGAGATTTAATGGGTCTTGTAAATGTAAAAGGAAGACTTGCTTATGAGATTAAAAAATATGTATTTAGCTCATATAGAAAACCACTATTAAAACTAATCAGAACTGGTTACTCAAAACTAAAAAAATTATCTTAA
- a CDS encoding EAL domain-containing protein, translated as MGKKTTYKKLILKIILITLSLTLTIAFFYAQFMKSEAIETLTKVDAKKTTQLVFQSLYSAMEKGWDRNDLEKIIKRVNNIDSQMAVNVYRTQIVADEYGDIPRDLEARQTNKMVQHAIKNDEILNIVDDSAIDYYYPIEAKQECLKCHTTAQENDVLGVINITYPIDDLKVSLSSIINFFLIFIIVFSLIIFVALFTKFDKYLVKPIKTFVININSISKHKDITKRITIDNNIEEIDSMQEVFNNMLDSLEYQFYYDELTTFPNRKKLLETLGEHKDALLLIVDIDQFQQINDLYGDKIGDDILKETGEILERNIPEKAHLFKLHADEFAIYYPTIISPEEIKSFALQLNGVIENHTFTINNSEIFINITLGLAYGNDFLLNNADIALKLAKKKKKKSLIYESSMNIEHEYEQNLKWTKKIKDAIKNDRIVPLFQPIVNTQTKEIIKYEALIRMIDENGEYVSPYYFLELAKKNKLYPQLTKIMLTKTFEKFKTKDKQVSINLSVEDILNESVHDTILEKLYEYKLGNRVVFELLESEGIENFVEVKEFIEEVKQTGAKISIDDFGTGYSNFEYLMKLNVDYIKIDASMIKDIDKNKNSQMVTETIIDFAKKMEIKTVAEFIHSEDVYKVIKKMGITYAQGYYFGEPKELD; from the coding sequence ATGGGAAAAAAAACGACATACAAAAAACTTATTTTAAAAATTATTTTAATTACTTTATCTCTAACACTTACTATTGCATTTTTTTATGCACAGTTTATGAAGTCAGAAGCAATTGAAACTCTCACAAAAGTAGATGCAAAAAAAACCACTCAACTAGTATTCCAATCATTGTACTCAGCAATGGAAAAAGGTTGGGATAGAAATGATTTAGAAAAGATTATAAAAAGAGTAAATAATATAGACAGCCAAATGGCTGTAAATGTATATAGAACACAAATAGTAGCAGATGAATATGGCGATATTCCAAGGGATTTAGAAGCTAGACAAACAAATAAAATGGTTCAACATGCAATTAAAAATGATGAAATATTAAATATTGTAGATGATTCAGCAATTGACTACTATTACCCAATCGAAGCTAAACAAGAATGTCTTAAATGTCATACAACAGCACAAGAAAACGATGTTTTAGGAGTAATAAATATTACCTATCCTATTGATGATTTAAAAGTATCATTATCATCAATTATCAACTTTTTCCTTATATTTATAATTGTCTTTTCATTGATAATATTTGTAGCTTTATTCACAAAATTTGATAAATATCTTGTAAAACCTATTAAAACATTTGTAATAAATATCAATTCTATTTCAAAACATAAAGATATTACAAAAAGAATAACTATTGATAATAATATAGAAGAGATAGATTCTATGCAAGAAGTATTTAACAATATGTTAGATTCCTTAGAATATCAGTTTTATTATGATGAATTAACAACTTTTCCAAATAGAAAAAAACTACTAGAAACCCTAGGAGAACATAAAGACGCCCTACTTTTAATCGTAGATATTGATCAGTTCCAACAAATCAATGATTTGTACGGAGATAAAATAGGTGATGATATTCTTAAGGAAACAGGGGAAATATTAGAGCGAAATATCCCTGAAAAAGCACATTTATTCAAACTTCATGCTGATGAATTTGCAATTTATTACCCTACTATTATTTCACCCGAAGAGATAAAAAGTTTTGCATTACAACTAAATGGAGTAATTGAAAATCATACTTTTACTATTAATAACTCAGAAATATTTATTAATATAACTCTAGGACTAGCTTATGGAAATGATTTCTTATTAAACAATGCAGATATTGCTCTAAAATTAGCAAAAAAGAAAAAGAAGAAATCTTTAATTTATGAATCATCTATGAACATAGAACATGAATATGAACAAAATCTAAAATGGACAAAGAAAATAAAAGATGCCATTAAAAACGATAGAATTGTTCCACTATTCCAGCCAATTGTAAATACACAAACAAAAGAAATAATTAAATATGAAGCTCTTATAAGAATGATAGACGAAAATGGGGAGTATGTTTCACCTTATTACTTCTTGGAGCTTGCAAAGAAGAATAAGTTATACCCTCAACTTACAAAAATCATGTTAACAAAAACTTTTGAAAAATTCAAAACTAAAGATAAACAAGTATCAATAAACTTATCAGTTGAAGATATTTTAAATGAATCAGTTCATGATACGATTTTAGAAAAACTATATGAATATAAATTAGGTAATAGAGTTGTATTTGAATTATTAGAATCAGAAGGTATAGAAAACTTCGTAGAAGTTAAAGAGTTCATCGAAGAAGTTAAACAAACAGGAGCAAAAATATCAATTGATGATTTTGGTACTGGTTACTCAAATTTTGAGTATTTAATGAAGCTAAATGTGGATTATATAAAGATTGATGCCTCAATGATAAAAGATATTGACAAGAATAAAAATTCACAAATGGTTACTGAAACCATCATAGATTTTGCAAAGAAAATGGAAATCAAAACAGTTGCGGAATTTATTCACTCAGAAGATGTATATAAAGTAATTAAAAAAATGGGAATTACTTATGCTCAAGGTTATTACTTTGGAGAGCCAAAAGAGTTAGATTAA
- a CDS encoding response regulator produces MDSNYLKKSTLLYVEDEDEIREFLKKRLERKVKKLYIAKDGAEGLESFCENRPDFVLTDVTMPNLNGIDMAIKIRELDPKIPIIIMSAHSDTSYLLKAIELGVDNYLLKPIDKTKLYKALENSIKANFLEQELEENKKQILHQSRFALLGEMTSMIAHQWRQPLNTISISLAKFLMNLELDKYDLENPEMRKKFPGFVQSNLERIEDYIQDLSGTIDSFAKIYKPSDHLEECSINESISHALRAFKNTLSHTDIIIYDELQSNAKSNIYKNEFIQICLNLLNNAYEHFLEREIQNPRIDIQTKENEEFIEITIKDNAGGISDEIIEKIFDPYFSTKFAKNGNGLGLYMSKLIIEEHLEGKLSVENENDGAKFIIKLKANHD; encoded by the coding sequence ATGGACTCAAATTATTTAAAGAAATCAACACTTTTGTATGTAGAAGATGAAGATGAAATAAGAGAATTTCTAAAAAAAAGACTTGAGAGAAAAGTAAAAAAACTCTATATTGCAAAAGATGGAGCAGAAGGCTTAGAGAGTTTTTGCGAAAACAGACCTGATTTTGTCCTAACAGATGTAACAATGCCAAATCTAAATGGTATTGATATGGCTATAAAAATTAGAGAACTTGATCCTAAAATACCAATTATAATAATGTCAGCCCACTCAGATACAAGCTATTTATTAAAAGCTATAGAATTAGGAGTAGATAACTACCTACTTAAACCCATTGATAAAACTAAGTTATACAAAGCCCTTGAGAACTCAATCAAAGCCAATTTTTTAGAACAAGAGTTAGAAGAAAATAAAAAACAAATCCTTCATCAATCAAGATTTGCCCTACTTGGGGAAATGACTTCTATGATTGCTCACCAATGGAGACAACCCCTAAATACAATATCAATATCCCTAGCAAAATTTCTTATGAATCTAGAACTTGATAAATATGATTTAGAGAATCCAGAAATGAGAAAAAAGTTTCCAGGTTTCGTACAAAGTAATCTAGAAAGAATTGAAGATTACATACAAGATCTTTCAGGAACTATTGATTCTTTTGCAAAGATATATAAACCTTCAGATCATTTAGAAGAGTGTTCTATAAATGAATCCATTAGCCATGCCTTAAGAGCATTTAAAAATACCTTATCTCATACAGATATTATTATCTATGATGAGCTACAAAGTAATGCTAAGTCAAATATATACAAAAATGAGTTTATTCAAATTTGTCTAAACCTTTTAAATAATGCCTATGAACACTTCTTAGAAAGAGAAATTCAAAATCCAAGAATTGATATTCAAACAAAAGAGAATGAAGAGTTTATCGAAATAACAATAAAAGACAATGCAGGTGGTATTAGTGATGAGATTATAGAAAAAATATTTGATCCCTATTTTTCAACAAAGTTTGCAAAAAATGGAAATGGATTAGGTCTTTATATGTCAAAACTAATTATTGAAGAACATCTAGAAGGTAAGCTTAGTGTAGAAAATGAAAATGACGGCGCAAAATTTATTATAAAATTAAAGGCAAATCATGACTAG
- a CDS encoding response regulator transcription factor, producing MTSILKEITLLYVEDDETIRPMLEKVLGRKVKELFVAQDGEEGYQKFIDHNPDIILTDIKMPKQDGIAMAKKIKKINENIPVIVTSAHSEANYFLEAIELGIDAYLLKPINRNKLLDSLESNAKIVLYEKEKQKQQKLLQTVVDLQASIIFSIDKNKERLFANNLFFDYFKNENKSIYDESSFCEYDEVNKNPIVKLLENENELWLDYLFSNQKESFKISINKNNQDVVFLVKAKLIHEKDDEPIMVITLVQL from the coding sequence ATGACTAGTATACTAAAAGAAATCACACTTCTTTATGTGGAAGATGATGAAACAATAAGACCCATGTTAGAAAAAGTTCTAGGACGAAAAGTAAAAGAACTATTTGTAGCCCAAGATGGGGAAGAAGGTTATCAAAAGTTTATTGACCATAATCCAGACATAATCTTAACTGACATAAAAATGCCAAAACAAGATGGTATTGCAATGGCAAAAAAAATAAAAAAAATAAATGAAAATATACCGGTTATTGTAACTTCAGCCCACAGTGAAGCAAACTACTTCCTTGAAGCAATAGAATTAGGTATTGATGCTTATTTATTAAAACCAATTAATAGAAATAAACTCTTAGATAGTTTAGAGTCTAATGCAAAAATTGTTTTATATGAAAAAGAGAAACAAAAGCAACAAAAACTTCTTCAAACTGTTGTAGATTTACAAGCAAGCATTATATTTTCAATTGACAAAAATAAAGAAAGACTGTTTGCAAATAACTTGTTCTTTGATTATTTTAAAAATGAAAATAAATCAATTTATGATGAGAGTAGCTTTTGCGAATATGATGAAGTAAATAAAAACCCTATTGTAAAATTATTAGAAAATGAAAATGAATTATGGCTTGACTATCTGTTTTCTAATCAAAAAGAGAGTTTTAAAATTAGTATAAACAAAAATAATCAAGATGTGGTTTTCTTAGTAAAAGCAAAACTAATACATGAAAAAGACGATGAACCAATAATGGTTATAACTCTTGTTCAACTCTAA
- a CDS encoding CHASE domain-containing protein, with protein MGKLERMGLYTPSVISVFVIGLFLSIFLYIEISFNEKRATDLKFEHLLKRESLLVQKELDINIQALHSIKNLFDATHDVSRKQFKDFVSEYLELHHSIKAIEWLPYISKEQRSFFEEKASKELNIDFKFTYKNQQGEIKLLEEEKTEYYPVYYLEPFKPNQQVLGYDLSSNKTRLKALKESIKSRKDTASAKINLIQEKENTSAFLFFIPVWEISNKNQIKGFVVGVYEIEEMIIHSLEHDNMDNSLLDVWLVDKTDKYKNELLYTNTDHNKPVITKNYAPIKIEGRNWLLYAKPSALFFKKNKTIIPFISLIASLFVTFLITYILAQKVIKTQELENLVNNKTKNIIESNKRYKSLLEMFDKKVIAARIDLKGRVSYSTSAFELISGYSKAELVGLSNNIHRHEDVPKDLNINMWETISAGKIFTAEIKNKKKDGSVYWLKTVIMPEYDKDKNISSYFEVSDDITSKKELEIFNINLSERIDYAVSENQKKDQLLLEQSKLAAMGEMIGAIAHQWRQPLNSLAIKIQFIEDDYEDDLLNEDYLNEFSTSSMKLIDFMSKTIDDFRNFFTIDKVKSEFDVKEKIEETINMLNAQLDNYEIKIIINNKSFSVIGYVSEFQQVILNIINNAKDELVKKEIEKKNIIIDIQNEDGFGTIKIQDNAGGIPRDILDRVFEPYFTTKEQGKGTGLGLYMSKMIIEENMKGKLSASNINDGAEFIIKMEI; from the coding sequence ATGGGAAAATTAGAACGTATGGGACTTTATACTCCTTCGGTTATTTCTGTATTTGTCATAGGATTATTTTTATCAATTTTTTTATACATAGAAATATCATTTAACGAAAAAAGAGCTACAGACTTAAAATTTGAACATCTCTTAAAAAGAGAAAGTTTATTAGTTCAAAAAGAGTTAGATATTAATATTCAAGCCCTTCACTCCATAAAAAATTTATTTGATGCAACACATGATGTTTCAAGAAAACAATTTAAGGATTTTGTTAGTGAATACCTAGAACTTCATCATAGTATAAAAGCTATAGAGTGGTTACCATATATTAGCAAAGAGCAAAGAAGTTTTTTCGAAGAAAAAGCTTCAAAAGAATTAAATATAGATTTCAAATTTACATATAAAAACCAACAAGGAGAAATAAAACTTCTAGAAGAAGAAAAAACAGAGTATTATCCAGTTTATTACCTTGAACCTTTTAAACCTAATCAACAAGTTTTAGGTTATGATTTATCTTCAAATAAAACTAGATTAAAAGCTTTAAAAGAGTCCATAAAATCAAGAAAAGATACTGCAAGTGCCAAAATAAATCTAATTCAAGAAAAAGAAAATACAAGTGCTTTTCTATTTTTTATACCAGTATGGGAAATCTCAAATAAAAACCAAATTAAAGGTTTTGTAGTAGGTGTATATGAAATTGAGGAGATGATTATACATTCACTTGAACACGATAATATGGACAATTCTCTTCTTGATGTGTGGCTAGTAGATAAAACAGATAAATATAAAAATGAATTACTTTACACAAACACAGACCATAATAAACCTGTAATTACAAAAAACTATGCTCCCATTAAAATAGAAGGAAGAAACTGGTTGCTTTATGCAAAACCTAGTGCTTTGTTTTTCAAAAAAAATAAAACCATTATCCCTTTTATTTCATTAATTGCTAGTTTATTTGTAACCTTCTTAATTACATATATCCTTGCTCAAAAAGTTATAAAAACTCAAGAGCTAGAAAATTTAGTTAACAATAAAACAAAAAATATTATCGAATCAAATAAAAGATATAAATCCTTACTTGAAATGTTTGACAAAAAAGTAATTGCAGCAAGGATAGATTTAAAAGGTAGAGTTTCTTACTCCACTTCAGCATTTGAGTTAATAAGTGGTTACTCAAAAGCTGAATTAGTTGGATTAAGTAATAATATTCACCGACATGAAGATGTACCAAAAGATTTAAATATTAACATGTGGGAAACAATATCTGCAGGTAAAATATTTACAGCTGAGATAAAAAATAAGAAAAAAGATGGTTCAGTGTATTGGCTAAAAACAGTCATAATGCCAGAATATGACAAAGATAAAAACATCTCTAGTTATTTTGAAGTAAGTGATGATATTACATCTAAAAAAGAGTTAGAAATATTTAATATTAATTTATCAGAAAGAATTGATTATGCAGTAAGTGAGAATCAAAAGAAAGACCAATTATTATTAGAGCAATCAAAACTTGCTGCTATGGGTGAGATGATTGGAGCAATTGCCCATCAATGGAGGCAACCACTTAATAGTCTAGCTATAAAAATACAGTTTATTGAAGATGATTATGAAGATGATTTACTTAATGAAGATTACCTAAATGAGTTCTCAACAAGTAGTATGAAACTAATTGATTTCATGTCTAAAACAATAGATGATTTTAGAAACTTTTTTACTATTGATAAAGTTAAAAGTGAGTTTGATGTAAAAGAAAAAATTGAAGAAACTATAAACATGTTGAATGCACAATTAGATAATTATGAAATTAAAATAATTATTAATAATAAAAGTTTTTCTGTGATAGGATATGTAAGCGAGTTTCAACAAGTAATTCTAAACATAATAAATAATGCAAAAGATGAGCTTGTAAAAAAAGAAATTGAAAAGAAAAATATAATTATCGATATCCAAAATGAAGACGGCTTTGGTACTATTAAAATCCAAGATAATGCAGGTGGAATTCCAAGGGATATTTTAGACAGAGTATTTGAACCATATTTTACAACAAAAGAGCAAGGTAAAGGTACTGGACTTGGATTATATATGTCTAAGATGATTATAGAAGAAAATATGAAGGGCAAACTCTCTGCATCTAATATTAACGATGGTGCTGAGTTTATAATAAAAATGGAGATATAA
- a CDS encoding diguanylate cyclase, with the protein MDDLFLSKINLLYVEDEESIRNILAKRLSKKVNTLYTAENGEDGYNKFLENSPDMILTDVTMPKLNGIEMTKKIREYNRDIPIIILSANDESNYLLSAIENEVSGYIMKPLDKDKLYDVLEKNAKAICLEKINLAQQQQIKKQQVLLQNIINSERNMTFLTDFYSLKFANNSFLDFFGIQKTSEFKNDVITIFEKHEKFLDRDIVKDEFCAMKFFNEIEKLDETKRVVLIKDRNSNIKSFYISLSKLDNNLFLVSLTDITKMTLEKIDTEQKAYYDGLTGIYNRNKFQEVFEYEVKRVHRYKYPLSIAILDIDHFKNFNDQHGHLIGDEVLILIAKKIQEKIRETDTFARWGGEEFILLFFECTKEDAKNKADFLRKEIEKTYHETAGRITVSIGISQYQENDSMDDLFKKADDALYRAKENGRNRVEI; encoded by the coding sequence ATGGACGATCTTTTTTTATCTAAAATAAATCTTCTATATGTAGAAGATGAAGAGTCTATTAGAAATATATTAGCAAAAAGATTAAGTAAAAAAGTCAATACCCTATATACCGCAGAAAATGGAGAAGATGGTTACAATAAATTTCTAGAAAATTCTCCTGATATGATTTTAACAGATGTAACTATGCCAAAATTAAATGGTATTGAAATGACTAAAAAAATCAGAGAATATAATAGAGATATACCAATTATAATCCTATCTGCAAATGATGAATCTAATTACTTATTATCAGCAATAGAAAATGAAGTGTCTGGTTATATAATGAAACCTTTGGACAAAGATAAGCTTTATGATGTTCTAGAAAAGAATGCAAAAGCTATTTGTCTTGAAAAAATTAATCTAGCCCAACAACAGCAAATTAAAAAGCAACAAGTGCTTTTGCAGAATATAATTAACTCTGAAAGAAATATGACTTTTTTAACAGATTTTTATTCTCTTAAATTTGCTAATAACTCATTTTTAGATTTCTTTGGAATTCAAAAAACTTCGGAATTTAAAAATGATGTAATAACGATTTTTGAGAAACATGAAAAGTTTTTGGATAGAGATATTGTTAAAGATGAATTTTGTGCAATGAAGTTTTTCAATGAAATAGAAAAACTAGATGAAACAAAAAGAGTTGTTTTAATAAAAGATAGAAATTCAAATATTAAATCTTTTTATATAAGTTTATCAAAACTTGATAATAACCTATTTCTAGTTAGTCTTACAGATATTACTAAAATGACTTTAGAAAAAATAGATACAGAACAAAAAGCTTATTACGATGGTCTTACTGGAATTTATAATAGAAATAAGTTTCAAGAAGTATTTGAATATGAAGTAAAAAGAGTACATAGATATAAATATCCTTTATCTATTGCTATTTTAGATATTGACCACTTTAAGAACTTCAATGATCAGCATGGACACCTAATAGGAGATGAAGTTTTAATTTTAATTGCAAAGAAAATTCAAGAAAAGATTAGAGAAACAGATACTTTTGCTAGATGGGGTGGAGAAGAGTTTATTTTATTATTTTTTGAGTGTACTAAAGAGGATGCAAAAAATAAAGCAGATTTTTTAAGAAAAGAGATAGAAAAAACTTACCATGAAACAGCAGGTAGAATTACAGTAAGTATAGGAATTTCTCAATATCAAGAGAATGATTCAATGGATGACTTATTTAAAAAAGCTGATGACGCACTATATAGAGCAAAAGAAAATGGTCGAAATAGAGTTGAAATTTAA